In Thermotomaculum hydrothermale, a single genomic region encodes these proteins:
- a CDS encoding septal ring lytic transglycosylase RlpA family protein codes for MLYLKKSLTLIFLTIILISINQACLKYRYSRDNYFSSSYVIPEQTEKEGLIPYEEGIASWYGGKFHGRLTASGEVYNMYDMTAAHKTLPLGSIVVVENLENGKKVTVKINDRGPFVKGRIIDMSYAAAKKLGFAEKGITRVRIYLVNKKEAEGICYSVQLGAFSRKENAERFVGMLAKEGIKARVEKIGEYYKVYSGHFKSKERARSFGLTTGREFFVVNCH; via the coding sequence ATGCTTTACTTGAAAAAGAGCCTTACTCTTATATTTTTGACGATTATCCTTATTAGTATTAATCAAGCATGCCTTAAATACAGGTATTCAAGGGATAATTATTTCTCCTCCTCTTATGTAATTCCTGAGCAAACTGAAAAAGAAGGGCTTATTCCTTATGAAGAGGGTATTGCTTCCTGGTATGGTGGGAAGTTTCATGGAAGGTTAACTGCCTCAGGAGAGGTTTACAATATGTATGATATGACTGCTGCTCATAAAACTCTTCCTTTAGGCTCAATTGTTGTTGTTGAAAACCTTGAAAACGGAAAGAAAGTAACAGTAAAAATCAATGATAGAGGCCCCTTTGTAAAAGGCAGGATTATAGATATGTCGTACGCCGCGGCAAAGAAGTTGGGTTTTGCAGAAAAGGGTATAACAAGGGTTAGAATTTACCTTGTAAACAAGAAAGAGGCTGAAGGAATTTGTTACTCTGTACAATTAGGTGCTTTTTCCAGAAAAGAAAATGCAGAAAGATTTGTTGGAATGCTTGCAAAAGAGGGGATAAAGGCAAGGGTTGAAAAGATTGGTGAATACTATAAGGTTTATTCAGGCCATTTCAAATCAAAAGAAAGGGCAAGGTCTTTTGGGCTTACCACAGGAAGGGAATTTTTTGTTGTAAACTGCCACTAA
- a CDS encoding ParB/RepB/Spo0J family partition protein: MKRKALGKGLQSLIPADVGDKDKGDKVVEIDISFISPSKYQPRRKFDKEKLEELAQSIKNSGLIQPIVVAEEGKNKYSIIAGERRWRAAQLAGFKKIPAIVKKMDEVKKAEFAIIENIQRENLNPVEEAFAYKTLLENFKITQEELAKRLGKKRATIANTIRILNLPQQVLDLIEDGLLSLGHAKVLLGLKDEDKILKLSKEVVDKGLSVRSLEKKIASLHDEKKKEKQEDVFLKDASEKLTKSLGTKVSINGTQQKGSIVIKYHSKEQLEALFDFLKRGRK, translated from the coding sequence ATGAAAAGAAAAGCGTTAGGTAAGGGTTTGCAATCTTTAATCCCTGCAGATGTTGGGGATAAGGATAAAGGAGATAAGGTCGTTGAGATTGATATTTCCTTTATTTCCCCTTCAAAGTACCAGCCGAGAAGAAAGTTTGATAAGGAAAAATTAGAAGAATTAGCTCAGTCTATAAAAAATTCAGGTCTTATACAGCCTATTGTTGTTGCTGAAGAGGGTAAAAATAAGTACTCAATAATTGCCGGAGAGAGAAGGTGGCGTGCTGCTCAACTTGCTGGATTTAAAAAGATTCCTGCCATTGTTAAAAAGATGGATGAGGTTAAAAAGGCTGAGTTTGCGATAATTGAAAATATTCAGAGGGAAAATCTAAACCCTGTTGAAGAGGCTTTTGCCTATAAAACTTTGCTTGAGAATTTTAAAATAACTCAGGAAGAACTTGCTAAAAGGCTTGGTAAGAAAAGGGCAACTATAGCAAATACGATTAGAATATTAAATCTTCCCCAGCAGGTGCTTGATTTAATAGAGGATGGGTTGCTTAGTTTAGGGCACGCCAAGGTGCTTTTAGGTTTAAAAGATGAAGACAAAATTTTAAAACTATCAAAAGAGGTTGTGGATAAAGGTTTAAGTGTTAGAAGCCTTGAAAAAAAGATTGCATCACTTCATGATGAGAAAAAGAAAGAAAAACAAGAAGATGTTTTTTTAAAGGATGCATCTGAAAAGCTTACAAAATCATTGGGAACAAAGGTTTCAATTAATGGTACTCAGCAAAAGGGTAGCATTGTTATAAAGTACCATTCTAAAGAGCAATTGGAGGCTCTTTTTGATTTTTTAAAAAGGGGTAGGAAATGA
- a CDS encoding ABC transporter ATP-binding protein, whose translation MENYVISLKNIAKSYNGYFALNNISLDFEYGVIAGIVGPNGAGKSTLMKIISGLIPHYSGVVEVDGIENPSFFERVEKISFLPEDLILYPSFKVREFVNFVEESAGKSFDELKLALGINSVLDKHIFSLSKGYKQRLKLFFALANDKRIILLDEPFDGFDPIQLIEIIDFLKNENKRGRTFVISIHDLNNAEKVCNYFVLLKNGKIVEKGDLNFLCEKYKVQNCSLEEVFIEALK comes from the coding sequence ATGGAGAATTATGTTATCTCGTTGAAAAATATAGCCAAAAGTTACAATGGTTACTTTGCACTGAACAATATATCCCTTGATTTTGAATATGGGGTAATTGCAGGAATTGTTGGGCCTAACGGTGCAGGGAAGTCAACTTTAATGAAGATAATTTCTGGTTTAATTCCCCACTATTCAGGGGTTGTTGAAGTTGATGGCATTGAAAATCCTTCCTTTTTTGAAAGGGTTGAAAAAATCTCATTTTTACCGGAGGATTTAATACTCTATCCCTCTTTTAAAGTGAGGGAGTTTGTTAACTTTGTTGAGGAATCAGCAGGAAAAAGCTTTGATGAATTGAAGTTAGCCCTTGGGATTAACTCTGTTTTAGACAAGCACATATTTTCCCTTTCAAAGGGTTATAAACAGAGGTTAAAGTTGTTTTTCGCCCTTGCAAATGACAAAAGAATAATCCTTTTAGACGAACCATTTGACGGGTTTGACCCTATTCAACTTATTGAAATAATTGATTTTTTAAAGAATGAAAACAAGAGGGGAAGAACATTTGTAATTTCAATTCACGACTTAAATAATGCTGAAAAGGTGTGTAATTATTTTGTTCTTTTAAAGAATGGTAAAATTGTTGAAAAGGGTGATCTGAATTTTTTGTGTGAAAAATACAAAGTGCAAAATTGCAGCCTTGAAGAGGTTTTTATTGAGGCTTTGAAATGA
- a CDS encoding bifunctional folylpolyglutamate synthase/dihydrofolate synthase: MREPFFYHEALEYVRGFEKSKIKLGLERIEKALKSFDNPQDKFKSIHIAGTNGKGSVGAYLDSLLASKDNFVGRFCSPHLITPRERILIDGKPITRQWFAASVSMLRDKIEEENLELSYFEFFTLLCYYVFSFLKVDYGIVETGLGGRLDSTNTLKHPEITIITSLSKDHTKFLGETVSSIAGEKAGIIKPGIPVVTSAEGEALLVIDRECKKKSAPLYTLKSLGFEFDGSKVVLKELGISANSVLKGNFQAENLCLALAAFSLLTGEKGDFSEVIKSTKWPARMEEFDLSENKKLIVDGAHNVDAIKKVIEDLNPSDNSVLIFGCMKDKSVNEMFNIVKSKFKNIVLTAGDYHRFMKEEDFKDLGIINRFEKLEKLPDFIENYDEIFVLGSLHLAGDFLKTLYENGKYKNALLEKEPYSYIFDDYPY, encoded by the coding sequence ATGCGTGAGCCTTTTTTTTATCATGAAGCCCTTGAGTATGTAAGGGGCTTTGAAAAATCAAAAATAAAATTAGGGCTTGAGAGAATAGAAAAGGCTTTGAAATCCTTTGATAACCCTCAAGACAAGTTTAAGTCAATTCACATTGCAGGAACCAATGGAAAGGGTTCGGTGGGGGCATACCTTGATTCTCTCCTTGCATCAAAGGATAACTTTGTCGGCAGGTTTTGTTCGCCACATTTGATTACCCCAAGAGAGAGAATTTTAATTGATGGTAAGCCAATAACCAGACAGTGGTTTGCTGCATCTGTTTCAATGTTGAGGGATAAAATAGAAGAGGAAAACCTTGAGCTTTCTTACTTTGAGTTTTTTACTCTCCTTTGTTACTATGTTTTTTCATTTTTAAAGGTTGATTATGGCATTGTTGAAACTGGATTAGGCGGCAGGCTTGATTCAACAAACACTTTAAAACACCCTGAAATTACCATAATTACTTCTCTTTCAAAAGACCATACTAAATTTTTAGGTGAAACAGTATCCTCAATAGCAGGGGAGAAGGCTGGAATTATAAAACCGGGGATTCCAGTGGTTACCTCGGCTGAAGGGGAAGCCTTGCTGGTTATAGACAGAGAGTGTAAGAAAAAGAGTGCCCCCCTGTATACATTAAAATCTCTCGGCTTTGAGTTTGACGGCTCAAAGGTTGTATTAAAAGAACTGGGAATATCGGCAAATTCTGTTTTAAAGGGTAATTTTCAGGCGGAAAACCTTTGTCTTGCACTTGCGGCTTTCTCTTTGTTAACAGGTGAAAAGGGAGACTTTTCAGAGGTAATTAAATCAACAAAATGGCCGGCAAGGATGGAAGAGTTTGATTTGTCTGAAAATAAAAAATTGATTGTTGACGGTGCCCACAATGTTGATGCAATAAAAAAGGTTATAGAAGACTTAAATCCTTCTGATAATTCGGTTTTAATTTTTGGGTGTATGAAGGATAAATCAGTAAATGAAATGTTTAATATTGTTAAATCAAAATTCAAAAACATTGTTCTTACAGCAGGGGATTACCACAGGTTTATGAAGGAAGAAGATTTTAAGGATTTAGGAATAATTAACCGCTTTGAAAAGCTTGAAAAATTGCCAGACTTTATTGAAAACTATGACGAAATATTTGTTTTAGGCTCCCTTCACCTTGCAGGGGATTTTTTAAAAACTCTATATGAAAACGGGAAGTATAAAAATGCTTTACTTGAAAAAGAGCCTTACTCTTATATTTTTGACGATTATCCTTATTAG
- a CDS encoding coiled-coil domain-containing protein, protein MRKILFYLLVIFFTSIFSFSATVDFKIDTIEKTDKGFLIKGTVTGSDLNSGGIPEKDTVTINAEIPTGANFSYPAFAEWYSIRDGKLGAGKRLLTDEEVKGINVKVISIFSAVLRPPNVWYNYGGLGNWEKKAPPEVTVNFSGYIPSEYAGKTVRIHAILQHVVGGPYANWPGITYANKAIEITLPSSGTVSGNSGFSSPIGLSGSLPSNDNQGNITPSTKTIPPKKENPCKKYLDEMKKYGINENSIDSLEEKIVRIKEEIKEEQKIISKLKKERDKVITGKTFSSVYKSIGEDIERTKKLGQIGTNANLVLGELDDNVKLHRLDSIIEARKRAIKEAKDKINSIRYQIRLIYKYRACKEANK, encoded by the coding sequence ATGAGAAAAATTCTTTTTTACCTTCTGGTTATTTTTTTTACCAGCATATTTTCTTTTTCAGCAACCGTTGATTTCAAGATTGATACGATAGAAAAAACAGACAAAGGATTTCTAATCAAAGGAACAGTTACAGGAAGCGACCTTAATTCAGGGGGAATACCTGAAAAAGACACTGTAACAATCAATGCAGAAATCCCAACAGGTGCAAACTTTAGCTATCCGGCATTTGCTGAATGGTACTCTATAAGAGATGGAAAGTTGGGGGCTGGAAAACGCCTGTTAACTGATGAAGAGGTAAAGGGAATTAATGTCAAAGTAATCAGTATTTTCTCAGCTGTATTGAGACCCCCTAATGTCTGGTATAACTATGGCGGTTTAGGAAACTGGGAAAAGAAAGCTCCGCCAGAGGTTACTGTAAACTTTTCTGGATACATTCCCTCTGAATATGCGGGAAAAACAGTTAGAATCCATGCAATATTACAGCATGTTGTCGGTGGGCCTTATGCAAATTGGCCGGGAATAACCTATGCAAACAAGGCAATTGAAATAACACTGCCTTCATCAGGAACAGTATCAGGCAATAGTGGTTTTTCATCACCAATTGGATTAAGTGGTTCACTCCCCAGCAATGATAATCAGGGAAACATAACCCCTTCAACAAAAACCATTCCACCAAAAAAAGAAAACCCCTGTAAAAAATATCTTGATGAAATGAAAAAATACGGAATCAACGAAAACAGCATAGATAGCCTTGAAGAGAAAATAGTAAGAATTAAAGAGGAAATAAAAGAAGAACAAAAGATTATATCAAAACTAAAAAAAGAAAGGGATAAAGTGATAACAGGCAAGACTTTCTCTTCAGTTTATAAATCAATTGGAGAAGACATTGAGAGAACAAAAAAACTTGGGCAAATAGGAACAAATGCAAATTTAGTTCTTGGTGAACTTGACGACAATGTAAAATTACACAGATTGGACAGCATTATAGAGGCAAGGAAGAGGGCTATTAAGGAAGCAAAAGATAAGATTAATTCAATTCGTTACCAGATAAGATTAATTTACAAATACAGGGCCTGCAAGGAGGCTAACAAATGA
- the accD gene encoding acetyl-CoA carboxylase, carboxyltransferase subunit beta, translated as MSWFKRKDKKIQTPSEEKAKIPEGLWLKCNQCKEIIYRKEIEANQMVCPKCNYHFPISPEERLNQVFSNGKYNILFREIRPEDPLNFEAAKKYKDQLAKLEKAGKIDEAIVIAEGKMDKFNIVVGIMDFSFLGGSMGSVVGEKLTRAIEYCVAKKRPLIVFSCSGGARMMEGALSLMQMAKVSAALGLLDKAGVPYISVLTHPTTGGVTASFAMLGDLNIAEPGALIGFAGPRVIQQTIKAELPEGFQRSEFLLEHGMVDMVVDRKDLTDTLIKVLKLLYA; from the coding sequence ATGAGCTGGTTTAAAAGAAAGGATAAGAAAATTCAAACTCCAAGTGAGGAGAAGGCTAAGATACCAGAAGGGTTATGGCTTAAGTGTAATCAGTGTAAAGAGATTATTTACAGGAAAGAAATAGAAGCCAATCAGATGGTGTGCCCCAAGTGCAATTATCACTTCCCTATTTCTCCAGAGGAAAGGCTCAATCAGGTTTTTTCAAACGGTAAATACAACATTCTTTTCAGGGAAATAAGGCCTGAAGACCCTTTAAACTTTGAGGCGGCTAAGAAGTACAAAGACCAGCTTGCAAAGCTTGAAAAAGCAGGGAAAATTGATGAGGCAATTGTTATTGCCGAAGGTAAAATGGATAAATTCAACATTGTAGTTGGAATTATGGATTTTTCTTTTTTAGGCGGAAGTATGGGAAGTGTTGTAGGGGAAAAGCTTACGAGGGCAATTGAGTACTGTGTTGCAAAAAAGAGGCCTTTAATTGTTTTTTCCTGTTCAGGTGGGGCAAGGATGATGGAAGGAGCACTATCTTTAATGCAAATGGCAAAGGTTTCTGCAGCTTTAGGTTTACTGGACAAGGCTGGTGTGCCTTATATTTCTGTTTTAACCCATCCAACCACAGGAGGGGTTACCGCAAGCTTTGCTATGCTTGGTGATTTAAATATTGCTGAACCTGGTGCTTTAATAGGCTTTGCAGGCCCCAGGGTAATTCAGCAAACTATTAAGGCTGAGTTGCCTGAGGGGTTTCAACGCTCTGAATTTCTCCTTGAGCATGGAATGGTTGATATGGTTGTTGATAGAAAGGATTTAACAGATACTTTGATAAAGGTTTTGAAACTGCTTTATGCGTGA
- a CDS encoding bactofilin family protein — protein sequence MKERELNGFLDKGTFFKGEVTFKNLLRVDGKLNGVIRSNETLIIGEDADVEGEVFVGTCIINGRFKGKIEAKNKIEIHSKAIVEGEIKTPVLEVKEGGIFNGNCIMTKSTKEEKIKK from the coding sequence ATGAAGGAGAGAGAGTTAAACGGTTTTCTTGATAAGGGAACCTTTTTTAAAGGAGAGGTTACCTTTAAAAACCTATTGAGGGTTGATGGAAAATTAAACGGGGTAATTCGCTCAAATGAAACCCTTATAATTGGAGAGGATGCAGATGTTGAGGGAGAGGTTTTTGTTGGTACCTGTATTATAAATGGTAGATTTAAGGGCAAAATTGAAGCCAAAAATAAAATTGAAATTCATTCAAAAGCTATTGTTGAAGGTGAGATAAAAACTCCAGTGCTTGAAGTTAAAGAGGGTGGTATTTTTAATGGAAATTGTATAATGACAAAATCAACAAAAGAAGAAAAAATAAAAAAATAA
- the trmFO gene encoding methylenetetrahydrofolate--tRNA-(uracil(54)-C(5))-methyltransferase (FADH(2)-oxidizing) TrmFO translates to MVVHIIGAGLAGSEAAYFLANRGIKVKLYDIKPEKFTEGHKSPNFGELLCSNSLRGDSLTNAVGLLKAEMRLLNSLVMRCAEKTKIPAGGALAVDRHKFEQCITESLNSKKNIEVICKEVENPDELEGIKIIAAGPLATKPLTEWIMKKTGSQNLFFFDAIAPIVDGETIDYTKAFFASRYGKGEGGDYLNCPMKKEEYLKFWKELINAETVKLRDFEKDKKLFEGCLPVEEIAKRGEDALRFGPLKPVGLKHPETNEEFYAVVQLRREDSNGRFYNIVGFQTHLTYPEQKRVFSLIPGLENARFERFGRMHRNTYINSPEILDRFFRMKKDKTIFFAGQISGVEGYVESAASGLMVGFFVWNILQGKEPIPFPEETALNGLSQHISTFSHNFQPTNITYSLIPDLKVKIRNKKERRLKIAERSLESLKVFAMNFDF, encoded by the coding sequence GTGGTTGTTCACATTATCGGGGCAGGGCTTGCAGGAAGTGAAGCCGCCTATTTTCTTGCAAATAGAGGAATTAAGGTTAAGCTTTACGATATTAAGCCTGAAAAGTTTACAGAGGGGCATAAAAGCCCAAACTTCGGGGAATTATTATGCTCAAACTCATTAAGGGGGGATTCTCTTACAAACGCAGTAGGTTTGTTAAAGGCTGAGATGAGGCTTTTAAACTCCCTTGTAATGAGATGCGCTGAAAAAACTAAGATTCCTGCAGGGGGAGCACTTGCCGTTGACAGACACAAATTTGAACAGTGCATTACTGAGAGTCTCAACTCAAAAAAAAATATAGAGGTTATTTGTAAAGAGGTTGAAAATCCAGACGAATTAGAGGGTATAAAGATTATTGCGGCAGGCCCTCTTGCAACAAAACCCTTAACTGAATGGATAATGAAAAAAACTGGAAGCCAAAATCTCTTTTTCTTTGACGCAATAGCACCAATTGTTGATGGGGAGACAATTGACTATACAAAAGCCTTTTTTGCTTCAAGGTATGGGAAAGGGGAAGGTGGTGATTACCTTAATTGCCCTATGAAAAAAGAAGAATATTTGAAATTCTGGAAAGAGTTGATAAACGCTGAAACAGTTAAATTAAGGGATTTTGAAAAGGATAAAAAGCTTTTTGAGGGATGTTTGCCTGTGGAAGAGATAGCAAAGAGGGGGGAAGATGCCCTTCGTTTTGGCCCTTTAAAGCCTGTTGGTTTGAAACACCCTGAGACAAATGAAGAGTTTTATGCTGTTGTTCAGTTAAGAAGGGAAGACAGTAATGGAAGGTTTTACAATATTGTTGGTTTTCAAACTCATTTAACCTATCCTGAACAAAAGAGGGTGTTTTCTCTTATTCCAGGCCTTGAAAATGCAAGGTTTGAAAGGTTTGGGAGAATGCACAGAAACACCTATATAAATTCACCTGAGATACTTGACAGGTTTTTTAGAATGAAGAAGGATAAAACAATTTTCTTTGCAGGCCAGATTTCAGGGGTCGAAGGCTATGTTGAATCAGCTGCAAGCGGTTTGATGGTTGGTTTTTTTGTATGGAACATTTTACAGGGAAAAGAACCAATTCCCTTTCCTGAGGAGACTGCTTTAAATGGTTTGTCACAACACATATCCACCTTTTCACACAATTTTCAGCCTACAAATATAACCTATTCCCTTATTCCAGATTTAAAAGTCAAGATAAGAAATAAAAAGGAAAGAAGGCTTAAAATTGCTGAAAGAAGTCTTGAATCTTTAAAAGTTTTTGCAATGAATTTTGATTTTTAA
- a CDS encoding tetratricopeptide repeat-containing diguanylate cyclase → MKKSKIFVLFVFFILVFTLFSLGDRIGVDCLNVGFQNFGFQKDTDQKLIEQANKLKNYADKLDSERKNNEAIKYYQMYGNLCKKLQDNKGIYYAYVSMGICYKREKNFAKAFEYYQKALVAVEKIKDRNLRFKKKAAMYTNLGSLFEVLRFYKKSIEFYKMSNKYREKAKDYAEKYVNYLNIGQSYSQMGKLDLAVKYSLLAYNYFFTQKDYYNLCFSANNLAYQYLKAGNLNESQKFHNIALKLALERGYNDMLPYIYSGLGELYFAKGDFKNSLKYQNLAEKIAEDDFEVLRTIYMAFYKLYSATGDLDKAAKYRNKYEKLAEEFFDYKNFEKVEDFMSYLVKEKNRQKMLVLEKEKKIRELVAELSILALFLALIILGFLYYRYKTKQKINAYLDMLSKKDPLTNLYNRRAILEIIDIEKERFERTKRPFCISICDIDYFKKVNDTYGHSIGDIVLKGIASILKENLRNTDFVARWGGEEFLIFLPETDIKAAEKVLEKLRKLAESKKFSAGKIDFNVTLTFGVCEFQKSVEHTIELADKALYKGKKSGKNKVVVCEI, encoded by the coding sequence ATGAAAAAATCTAAAATTTTTGTGTTATTTGTTTTTTTTATATTAGTTTTCACTCTTTTTTCATTAGGAGATAGGATTGGTGTTGATTGTCTAAATGTAGGTTTTCAAAACTTCGGCTTTCAAAAGGACACAGACCAGAAGTTAATTGAACAGGCTAACAAACTAAAAAATTACGCTGACAAACTTGATAGTGAAAGAAAGAATAATGAAGCTATAAAGTATTATCAAATGTATGGAAATTTGTGCAAAAAACTTCAAGATAATAAAGGTATTTATTACGCTTATGTAAGTATGGGGATTTGCTATAAAAGAGAAAAAAACTTTGCAAAAGCATTTGAATACTATCAGAAAGCCCTCGTTGCAGTTGAAAAAATAAAGGACAGAAATTTAAGGTTTAAAAAGAAAGCAGCTATGTACACCAATTTAGGCTCACTTTTTGAGGTTTTAAGGTTTTATAAAAAGTCTATTGAGTTTTATAAAATGTCAAATAAGTATCGTGAAAAAGCAAAAGATTATGCAGAAAAGTATGTAAATTACTTAAATATAGGGCAAAGTTATTCGCAAATGGGGAAATTAGACCTTGCGGTTAAATACAGCCTTTTGGCATACAATTATTTTTTCACTCAGAAAGATTATTATAATCTTTGCTTTTCTGCAAATAACCTTGCCTATCAGTATTTAAAAGCGGGGAATTTAAATGAGTCCCAGAAGTTTCATAACATTGCTCTAAAACTTGCTCTTGAAAGGGGTTATAACGACATGCTTCCCTATATTTACAGCGGGTTAGGAGAACTTTACTTTGCAAAGGGAGATTTTAAAAATTCTCTTAAATACCAGAACCTTGCTGAAAAAATTGCTGAAGATGACTTTGAGGTTTTAAGAACAATTTATATGGCTTTTTACAAATTGTATTCTGCAACAGGAGATCTTGATAAGGCTGCAAAATATAGAAACAAATATGAAAAGTTGGCTGAGGAATTTTTTGATTACAAAAACTTTGAAAAAGTTGAAGACTTTATGTCATACCTTGTTAAAGAGAAAAACAGGCAAAAAATGCTTGTCCTTGAAAAGGAGAAAAAGATAAGGGAACTTGTTGCAGAGTTGTCTATATTGGCGCTTTTCCTTGCTTTGATAATTTTAGGTTTTCTCTACTATCGTTATAAAACAAAACAAAAAATAAATGCCTATCTTGACATGCTCTCCAAAAAAGACCCGTTGACCAACCTTTACAACAGAAGGGCTATACTTGAGATTATTGATATAGAAAAGGAGAGGTTTGAGAGAACCAAAAGGCCTTTTTGCATTTCAATATGCGATATAGACTATTTTAAAAAGGTAAATGATACATACGGACACTCTATAGGGGACATTGTTTTGAAAGGGATAGCCTCTATATTAAAAGAAAATTTAAGAAATACTGACTTTGTTGCAAGGTGGGGTGGAGAAGAATTTTTAATCTTTTTACCTGAAACAGATATAAAAGCTGCTGAAAAGGTTCTTGAAAAATTAAGAAAACTTGCCGAAAGCAAAAAGTTTTCAGCAGGCAAAATTGATTTCAATGTGACTTTAACGTTTGGAGTTTGCGAATTCCAGAAAAGTGTGGAACACACTATTGAGTTAGCCGATAAAGCACTTTACAAAGGTAAAAAGAGCGGGAAAAATAAAGTTGTTGTTTGCGAAATCTGA
- a CDS encoding GYD domain-containing protein, translating to MPVYILLTKMTPEVSSDLKKREILGREWMKKVKEKCPDVEWLAHYAVLGRYDFIDIYRADDDETAFKVSMLSRANGALEAESWPAVEWKDFVKITKKLED from the coding sequence ATGCCTGTTTATATTCTTTTAACAAAAATGACGCCGGAGGTTTCCTCAGACTTAAAAAAGAGAGAAATTTTAGGCCGTGAATGGATGAAAAAGGTTAAGGAAAAGTGTCCTGATGTTGAGTGGCTTGCCCATTATGCTGTTTTAGGCAGGTATGATTTTATTGATATTTACAGGGCTGATGACGACGAAACAGCATTTAAGGTTTCAATGCTTTCAAGGGCAAACGGTGCTTTAGAGGCGGAATCCTGGCCTGCCGTTGAGTGGAAAGACTTTGTGAAGATTACAAAAAAACTTGAGGATTAA
- a CDS encoding ParA family protein encodes MGKVIAITNQKGGVGKTTTAVNLAASVAVAERKVLLVDFDPQSNSTSGVGVDKEVVENNIYRVLAGDVDIEHAIYDTSLDFLKIIPSSRELAGAEIELVSQIGREFFLKNALSKIKDEFDYVFIDCPPSLGLLTVNALCAADSVIIPIQCEYFALEGVSDLMRTIDLIKSSVNPSLEIEGVLLTMFDDRTNLSKQVVEEIKSFFKEKVFETIIPRNVRLGEAPSFGLPVLLYEVKSKGAQSYLKLAKELLEYEKKSVR; translated from the coding sequence ATGGGTAAAGTAATAGCTATAACAAATCAAAAAGGCGGAGTTGGGAAAACAACCACAGCGGTCAATCTGGCAGCTTCAGTTGCCGTAGCTGAAAGAAAAGTGTTGCTTGTTGATTTTGACCCCCAGTCTAACTCCACAAGCGGCGTAGGTGTTGATAAAGAGGTTGTTGAAAATAATATTTACAGGGTTTTGGCTGGTGATGTTGATATTGAGCATGCAATTTATGACACTTCTCTTGATTTTTTAAAGATTATCCCTTCAAGCAGAGAATTGGCCGGCGCTGAAATAGAATTGGTCTCCCAGATTGGAAGAGAATTTTTCTTAAAAAATGCACTTTCTAAAATTAAGGATGAATTTGATTATGTTTTTATTGATTGTCCTCCCTCTTTGGGTTTATTGACGGTTAATGCTCTTTGTGCCGCAGATTCTGTCATAATTCCTATTCAATGTGAGTATTTTGCTCTTGAAGGGGTTTCTGATCTCATGCGAACCATAGATTTGATTAAGAGCAGTGTAAACCCTTCCCTTGAGATAGAGGGGGTATTGCTCACTATGTTTGACGATAGAACAAACCTGTCAAAACAGGTTGTTGAGGAGATAAAAAGTTTTTTTAAGGAAAAGGTTTTTGAAACTATAATACCGAGAAATGTAAGATTAGGTGAAGCGCCAAGTTTTGGCTTGCCTGTTTTGCTTTACGAGGTAAAGTCAAAGGGTGCTCAATCTTATTTAAAATTAGCAAAGGAATTGTTGGAGTATGAAAAGAAAAGCGTTAGGTAA